Proteins encoded together in one Marinithermus hydrothermalis DSM 14884 window:
- the csm5 gene encoding type III-A CRISPR-associated RAMP protein Csm5 produces MSTHRLSLTPLTPVHVGSGETLEPYQYALVNDRVYVLSLPRLLEHLEPQEQTAYLAAISEGPLAARHHVARLVARGLDLKAVSAWTARASRGFQAYVTQRLEEAHPQAELEVRTLPRSPLGAYLPGSSLKGAVRTALLAAQLEKELEYDPDQAEGRYDLVYAHREWTHQPGRGWVRPPRKRNGWVSVNQAFEAHVFKNLNQRKRPNQGADPLRTVAFTDSEPLPETTFLKIAVQGTRENPSGPTGIHLLAEAWVEGSVEVTLRIHEAFQDRSIYRHAVKPRLQDIAIDAFNRYAYLAEQEYAEYEERGWREATSAMKRVLDAVDACLDGNGKLRQPYRFPLRLGFGSGDSTLRLAEFLKDYRSPVSRKLAEDQPLGWVLVEVLE; encoded by the coding sequence ATGAGCACCCACCGCCTCAGCCTCACCCCCCTCACCCCCGTGCACGTGGGGAGCGGCGAAACCCTCGAGCCTTACCAGTACGCCCTGGTGAACGACCGGGTCTACGTCCTCTCCCTCCCGCGCCTCCTCGAGCACCTCGAACCCCAAGAGCAAACAGCGTACCTCGCCGCCATCAGCGAAGGCCCCCTGGCCGCGCGGCACCACGTGGCGCGCCTCGTAGCGCGAGGGCTGGACCTCAAAGCGGTGAGCGCCTGGACGGCCCGGGCCAGCCGAGGCTTCCAAGCGTACGTGACGCAACGCCTGGAAGAAGCCCACCCCCAGGCGGAGCTCGAGGTGCGCACCCTGCCCCGCTCTCCCCTCGGCGCGTACCTGCCGGGCTCGAGCCTCAAGGGCGCGGTGCGCACGGCGCTGCTCGCAGCGCAGCTCGAAAAGGAGCTGGAGTACGATCCCGATCAGGCCGAGGGCCGGTACGACCTGGTGTACGCCCACAGGGAGTGGACGCACCAGCCGGGGCGCGGCTGGGTCCGCCCTCCCCGGAAACGCAACGGGTGGGTTTCGGTGAACCAGGCCTTCGAAGCCCACGTGTTCAAGAACCTCAACCAGAGGAAGCGCCCGAACCAGGGCGCGGACCCCTTGCGCACCGTGGCCTTCACGGACTCGGAGCCCCTCCCGGAAACCACCTTCCTCAAGATCGCCGTGCAGGGCACGCGAGAAAACCCCAGCGGCCCCACCGGGATCCACCTCCTAGCGGAGGCCTGGGTGGAGGGAAGCGTGGAGGTCACGCTGCGCATCCACGAGGCCTTCCAGGACCGCTCGATATACCGCCACGCGGTGAAGCCCCGGCTACAGGACATCGCGATCGACGCCTTCAACCGGTACGCCTACCTCGCGGAGCAGGAGTACGCGGAGTACGAGGAGCGCGGGTGGCGCGAGGCCACGAGCGCCATGAAGCGCGTCCTGGACGCGGTGGACGCCTGTTTGGACGGGAACGGAAAGCTGCGGCAACCCTACCGCTTCCCCCTGCGCCTCGGGTTCGGCTCAGGAGACTCGACGCTGCGCCTCGCGGAGTTCCTGAAAGACTACCGCTCCCCCGTCAGCCGTAAACTCGCGGAAGACCAGCCCCTAGGGTGGGTGCTGGTCGAGGTGCTAGAGTAA
- a CDS encoding saccharopine dehydrogenase family protein codes for MRIGVLGGCGDMGSRAVEVLAERPEVEEVRVLDANAEAGRALEQRFERVRFQAVDARDRASLVAALAGLDAVASALGPFYLFERPLAEAALEAGVPYVSLCDDHEAAKAVLELDAAAREKGIAIITGLGWTPGLTNLAARRLYAELGGLEAVRIFWAGASADAKGHAVVLHTLYAFNGFVPRFVDGLFEWVPAGSAPEPVAFPPPVGTVLNYYLGHPEPVTLPRYLPVARVELKGGLSEQLLNSLGGVLARLGLFRTHARRERVSRLLKPLLPPLERLSPGVAASAWRVEGSHAGQRKAYWGAGRMRDLTGVPLALGALFLAEGRVERTGAFAPEAEGFPHMAFWEALEAYGVRAEAAPVD; via the coding sequence ATGCGGATCGGCGTGCTCGGCGGGTGCGGGGACATGGGGAGCCGGGCGGTAGAGGTCCTCGCGGAGCGCCCCGAGGTGGAGGAGGTCCGGGTCCTCGACGCGAACGCTGAGGCCGGGCGGGCCCTCGAGCAGCGGTTCGAACGGGTGCGCTTCCAGGCCGTGGACGCGCGGGACCGCGCGTCCCTCGTGGCGGCCTTGGCGGGCCTGGACGCGGTGGCCAGCGCCCTGGGGCCGTTCTACCTGTTCGAGCGGCCCCTGGCCGAAGCGGCCCTCGAGGCGGGGGTGCCGTACGTCTCGCTGTGCGACGACCACGAGGCGGCCAAGGCCGTGCTCGAGCTGGACGCGGCAGCACGGGAGAAGGGGATCGCGATCATCACGGGGCTGGGCTGGACGCCGGGCCTCACGAACCTGGCCGCGCGTCGGCTCTATGCGGAGCTTGGGGGGCTGGAGGCGGTGCGGATCTTTTGGGCGGGGGCTTCGGCGGACGCGAAGGGGCACGCGGTCGTGCTGCACACCCTGTACGCCTTTAACGGGTTCGTGCCCCGGTTCGTGGACGGGTTGTTCGAGTGGGTGCCGGCGGGCAGCGCGCCGGAGCCCGTGGCCTTCCCTCCGCCGGTGGGGACGGTCCTGAACTACTACCTGGGCCACCCGGAGCCCGTGACCCTGCCGCGGTACCTGCCGGTGGCGCGCGTCGAGCTGAAGGGCGGGCTTTCCGAGCAGCTCCTGAACAGCCTGGGGGGGGTTCTCGCGCGGCTGGGGTTGTTCCGCACGCACGCGCGCCGCGAGCGGGTCTCGCGCCTCCTCAAGCCCCTCCTCCCGCCCCTCGAGCGGCTCTCGCCGGGGGTGGCGGCCTCGGCCTGGCGGGTCGAGGGGAGCCACGCAGGCCAGCGCAAGGCGTACTGGGGCGCGGGGCGCATGCGGGACCTGACCGGGGTACCCCTCGCGCTGGGCGCGTTGTTCCTCGCAGAGGGGCGTGTGGAGCGCACGGGCGCGTTCGCTCCGGAGGCCGAGGGGTTCCCGCACATGGCGTTCTGGG
- a CDS encoding calcium/sodium antiporter: MSWVLLVLGILLLYLGGEALVRSATRLARALGVSPLVVGLTVVAFGTSAPELAATVTAALKGAPGVALGNVVGSNIANLGLILGLAALISPLRTTARFLRREVPFMLGVSVLMFGLVQDGMVTRANAAVLLLLLGVYLVYLLRQEREPPEVEAEFVEAYGADRVPVWRDLLGVGAGVGLLVLGADALVEGAVDLARGFGVSERVIGLTVVAVGTSLPELASALVAAARRESDIVLGNLVGSNVFNVLAILGVTALVRPVPVATHAVQLDLGVMLGLSVLVWPFLYTGYRLGRREGAALLLAYLGYVILLYA; the protein is encoded by the coding sequence ATGAGTTGGGTGCTGCTGGTTCTCGGGATTCTGCTCTTGTATTTGGGCGGGGAGGCGCTCGTGCGGAGCGCGACGCGGCTGGCCCGCGCCCTGGGGGTGTCTCCCCTGGTGGTGGGGCTCACGGTGGTGGCCTTTGGGACCTCGGCCCCGGAGCTCGCGGCCACCGTGACCGCGGCCCTTAAGGGCGCGCCGGGGGTCGCGCTGGGGAACGTGGTGGGATCGAACATCGCGAACCTGGGGTTGATCCTGGGCTTGGCCGCGTTGATCTCCCCCCTACGCACCACGGCGCGGTTTTTGCGCCGCGAGGTGCCCTTCATGCTGGGCGTGAGCGTCCTGATGTTCGGGCTGGTGCAGGACGGCATGGTGACTCGAGCGAACGCCGCGGTTTTGCTGCTGCTGTTGGGGGTGTACCTGGTGTACCTCTTGAGGCAGGAGCGGGAGCCGCCGGAGGTGGAGGCCGAGTTCGTGGAAGCGTACGGCGCGGACCGTGTGCCTGTGTGGAGGGACCTGTTGGGGGTCGGGGCGGGGGTGGGCCTGCTGGTGCTGGGCGCGGACGCTTTGGTGGAGGGCGCGGTGGACCTCGCGCGGGGGTTCGGGGTGAGCGAGCGGGTGATCGGCCTTACCGTGGTCGCGGTGGGGACCAGCCTCCCGGAGCTCGCGAGTGCGCTCGTGGCCGCGGCGCGGCGGGAGAGCGATATCGTGCTGGGGAACCTCGTGGGCTCGAACGTGTTTAACGTGCTCGCGATCCTGGGCGTCACGGCGCTGGTCCGTCCCGTGCCTGTCGCGACGCACGCGGTGCAGCTCGATCTTGGGGTGATGCTGGGGCTCAGCGTGCTGGTCTGGCCGTTCCTCTATACCGGGTACCGGCTGGGGCGTCGGGAAGGCGCGGCGCTTTTGCTCGCGTACCTGGGGTACGTCATCCTCCTGTACGCTTAG
- the cas6 gene encoding CRISPR-associated endoribonuclease Cas6, which produces MLLAALVLPLEGPDRPQPLHARGWVYRLLREAAPEIHDAEGPKPFTVGVGGRPNAVWVRLTCLAEEVYAALSPRLWSQVGLEVRLGEDTYRIKAVLEAEHPWAGLATWPRLFQGEAGPDLGLEFASPTFFRRQGANYPLPEPRLVLGSLIERWNAHAPTPVPPEVAERLVEATTLRYLKGHTVSAVGHDRTVGFRGRVTYHLPRASTEEARWLAALGRFAFFSGVGAKTTLGFGQVRPYPLLAPSAAPPGP; this is translated from the coding sequence GTGCTGCTCGCCGCGCTCGTTCTGCCGCTCGAGGGCCCGGACCGCCCCCAACCCCTGCACGCAAGGGGATGGGTGTACCGGTTGCTGCGCGAAGCCGCGCCGGAAATACACGACGCCGAAGGGCCCAAGCCCTTCACGGTAGGGGTAGGCGGCCGCCCCAACGCGGTCTGGGTGCGCCTCACCTGCCTCGCGGAGGAGGTGTACGCGGCCCTCTCCCCCCGCCTCTGGAGCCAGGTGGGCCTCGAGGTGCGCCTGGGGGAGGACACGTACCGCATCAAGGCCGTGCTGGAGGCGGAGCACCCCTGGGCGGGGCTCGCGACCTGGCCCCGGCTCTTCCAGGGGGAGGCAGGGCCGGACCTGGGCCTGGAGTTCGCGAGCCCCACCTTCTTCCGCCGTCAGGGCGCGAACTACCCCCTGCCGGAACCCCGGCTGGTCCTAGGGTCCCTGATCGAACGCTGGAACGCCCACGCCCCCACCCCCGTCCCGCCGGAGGTGGCCGAGCGGCTCGTGGAGGCCACCACCCTCCGCTACCTAAAGGGCCACACGGTCAGTGCGGTAGGGCACGACCGCACCGTGGGGTTCCGCGGGCGGGTCACGTACCACCTGCCTCGAGCCTCCACGGAGGAAGCGCGGTGGCTGGCGGCACTGGGCCGGTTCGCGTTCTTCAGCGGGGTGGGCGCGAAGACCACGCTGGGGTTCGGCCAGGTGCGCCCGTACCCTCTCCTCGCGCCCAGCGCGGCGCCGCCGGGGCCGTGA
- the csm4 gene encoding type III-A CRISPR-associated RAMP protein Csm4, producing MPVVEVRLKPTAPFREPPRAPGLWGQMAWALRYLEGPQALEAWLERFRADPPPFRISSAYPTGFLPRPLLPLPHVENTALRKRLKNLDLLPLEVFQEVATHGMEALVAWARTEPSPAPAWTAHARTRLAIDRRSGTAKEGALYTEPAYWPAAGTLSVYLNGTEEAVQDAVRLLEWVGRLGYGGRASIGLGQFTVAEVRPYTLPEAPHPTHAVTLAPTLPPTQGAGWWRLEPYWGRLGGAYATHAKPFKRPHLRAVEGSVLPLTHTGGLLEVTPSTPPEADARIWEYLWAFPVGVEVKA from the coding sequence GTGCCGGTCGTTGAGGTGCGCCTCAAGCCCACCGCGCCCTTCCGCGAACCGCCCCGCGCCCCAGGGTTGTGGGGCCAGATGGCCTGGGCGCTACGGTACCTCGAGGGGCCCCAGGCCCTCGAGGCGTGGCTCGAGCGCTTCCGCGCGGACCCCCCGCCCTTCCGCATCTCCTCCGCGTACCCCACGGGCTTCCTCCCGCGCCCCCTGCTGCCCCTCCCGCACGTGGAGAACACCGCGCTGCGCAAGCGGCTCAAGAACCTGGACCTCCTGCCCCTCGAGGTCTTCCAGGAGGTCGCCACGCACGGGATGGAAGCCCTCGTGGCGTGGGCGCGAACGGAACCCTCGCCCGCCCCCGCGTGGACGGCGCACGCCCGCACGCGCCTCGCGATCGACCGTCGGAGCGGCACGGCCAAGGAAGGCGCCCTGTACACAGAGCCAGCCTACTGGCCCGCCGCCGGAACCCTAAGCGTCTACCTGAACGGCACGGAGGAGGCCGTGCAGGACGCGGTACGGCTCCTCGAGTGGGTGGGCCGCCTCGGGTACGGGGGCCGCGCGAGCATCGGCCTCGGGCAGTTCACGGTAGCGGAGGTGCGGCCCTACACCCTGCCCGAAGCCCCCCACCCCACGCACGCCGTCACCCTCGCCCCCACCCTCCCCCCCACCCAAGGCGCGGGCTGGTGGCGGCTCGAGCCCTACTGGGGCCGGCTCGGCGGCGCGTACGCCACGCACGCCAAACCCTTCAAACGCCCCCACCTCCGGGCCGTGGAGGGCTCCGTCCTACCCCTAACCCACACGGGCGGCCTCCTCGAGGTCACCCCCAGCACCCCCCCGGAAGCAGACGCGCGAATCTGGGAGTACCTGTGGGCCTTCCCCGTCGGTGTGGAGGTCAAGGCATGA
- a CDS encoding DedA family protein, producing MGYAEFIQQAPYLGSFVILLAETGFLFGVVVPGGDSLLLALGGLAAAGHLELLPLLAATYAGAFLGQVLGFFWGRRLGPALERRARPEHLERARRFVRRFGAGAVLLAPFVPVARTLVPFLMGAAGVPWGRYVLWVALASLAWSGGLVLLGYALAKGVLKLVS from the coding sequence ATGGGGTACGCGGAGTTCATCCAGCAAGCGCCTTACCTGGGGAGTTTCGTAATCCTCCTCGCGGAGACCGGGTTCCTCTTCGGGGTTGTGGTGCCCGGGGGGGACAGCCTGCTCCTCGCCCTGGGGGGGCTCGCTGCCGCGGGGCATCTCGAGCTTCTTCCCCTCCTGGCCGCGACGTACGCCGGGGCGTTCTTGGGGCAGGTCCTGGGGTTCTTCTGGGGGCGGCGGTTGGGGCCGGCCCTTGAGCGGCGCGCGCGGCCGGAGCACCTCGAGCGCGCCCGGCGGTTCGTGCGGCGGTTCGGGGCGGGGGCGGTCCTCCTCGCGCCGTTCGTGCCCGTGGCGCGTACGCTGGTCCCGTTCCTCATGGGGGCGGCGGGCGTGCCGTGGGGGCGGTATGTGCTGTGGGTGGCGTTGGCTAGCCTCGCGTGGAGCGGGGGGCTGGTGCTTCTCGGGTACGCGCTGGCCAAAGGGGTTTTAAAGCTCGTGAGCTAA
- a CDS encoding RecQ family ATP-dependent DNA helicase, translating to MKPYVFIDLEATGTDPNQAQILQIVAYKEGAAPFEAFVDTPEPVSDTDEIWGFVGFSREKYDRHKRPLEEVLKELLEYVGDQPLAGHNILFYDIPLLERWLRACGLALPPTPALDTLRLAHLIFPTPPDERLRGYGLGDLYAYFFGRPLVGAHDALLDVAANREVARELYRVGKQRVPPPVLALWAHLGLEEARFLGADPPEDPALSLQEVLKTKPGIPWVYNEHTEGTRGFPRVWEDPEAHLSLLGSVRPPQIEMMRAVHAAFQEGRPVIVQAPTGTGKTRGYLFPTLYQYASRAGGDDILPTVIATHTKVLQDQAIRELERIRDAGYRVSAVNIKSARDYLCLEALKELVEEHPFVDEAERAATGLLLHYAFRGGYDLEALPFYWHGSSGYRAALFKARTHPERCVRGRHQNCAYYIELERRKRANVWVTNQAWLLAHFGGNPEGDAEASNEDAEEPQKAFYLVIDEAHNLEHQATEAFTRRVSGEALLLHLQRLYNPQRRTGLFRDDARPLRILGQEAEDAKQIKESFSKIRNQLVPEALEALEAYSASIVHFVKQHGHGNPQYQLTLEYSPRLQQKKEWPELRRDEERLVARLKALTHTLRQAVPKNSRLWFRVKPTLEYFKAFCDLARERAGLFKDGMDPSVENFVYEARVNHEGLWEQVAQPVDISVALGRLWERAKGIVLTSATLDLGDEFRYVKRVLGLENAKTLKLESTLPYHKAHLIIPTHLPEARGSMMRRFSGMLHEELKHLLPAAHRSLTLFTSKQRLHEAKKALEEQVPHLRAPLRRTEREEALQFMADGARPGHMLGSRSFMEGVDFPNLKLVNLERIPFPVPSLLLSRRGDLAESQGLDPWADVYLPQAMLGFVQAFGRLIRDDRQDAGEGAFVLWDKRIINALYQTRFFNALPDGVHQHVPVSRDAFYDLLAPVLEVERARLPQGELLDEDLKALRRIQEGPGTPLEKALEVVRTFWKNLDLTRDARGRTQLEGIEAALKGRHLFVFLPTGYGKSLIFQVPALVQGGLTVVISPLKALMYDQVEKLRDRGVPAARVDSSMPAAERKAVYDEVRRGRVHLLYTSPERLTKDQNLKRLLQEMARAGQLHRFVFDEAHCVVEWGHDFRPDYLEAARYVREEVGREVPITALTATAPVKLRNQLREALGLQNAEVTVLERSHDRPEIRYYTFAYRGSDAPIQKLAKLTQILEWIDGQEPGGSVIVYVATRRMAERLAWALRRLGFVSEAYHAGLSDVIRAEVQGRFEEGETPIVVATNAFGMGIDKSNVRAVIHFDPPQSLEAYLQESGRAGRDRRPAYAVLLHASNDWGLIRWLAKRLGHDESHLDELLEYLREEGPYWGYHRDLKKRLDDAVGEGGPSLDSLDRLLSHAARYDLVRYEYKPGRIGIVVEDPEALDGFLGPEAAQELRKAKVGSVHQGAVVLDMARISPKKAESLADSLYHAWREGVVRSFVYWEPALYVERGSGGEKGRAEWREARQSMQEHAEARVEAMRNYATTNLCKREFLLQYLGEAASTCAGCGVCARNREPWALGRSLDLEAIAHAYRPDEVILRFFQEVSERGQHGLGLRKTINALRGVPWLFVAGEAEELPRWIQHNTQFGRLAFVREREIKSAIETLCKKGYLKKEAFKSGYTYAITDAGREALAKMTRRHLKRSEVVV from the coding sequence ATGAAACCGTACGTTTTTATCGACTTAGAAGCGACGGGTACGGACCCTAACCAAGCTCAAATCCTGCAGATCGTAGCGTATAAAGAGGGCGCTGCTCCCTTCGAGGCTTTCGTTGACACTCCCGAACCCGTTTCGGATACGGACGAGATCTGGGGGTTTGTCGGATTTTCCCGGGAAAAGTACGATCGCCACAAGCGCCCGTTGGAAGAAGTATTAAAGGAGTTGCTCGAGTACGTGGGCGATCAACCGCTCGCCGGTCATAACATCCTCTTCTACGACATCCCCCTCCTCGAGCGCTGGCTAAGGGCGTGCGGCCTTGCCTTACCGCCCACCCCTGCGCTGGATACCCTGCGCTTGGCCCACTTGATCTTCCCGACCCCTCCCGACGAACGGCTTCGCGGTTATGGGCTGGGCGACCTGTACGCCTACTTTTTCGGGCGGCCCCTGGTCGGGGCGCACGATGCGTTGTTGGACGTGGCTGCTAACCGCGAGGTGGCTCGAGAGCTTTACAGGGTTGGAAAGCAGCGCGTGCCTCCGCCCGTTTTGGCGTTATGGGCCCACCTGGGGCTGGAAGAGGCGCGGTTTCTAGGGGCGGATCCCCCGGAAGACCCCGCCCTTTCCCTGCAAGAGGTGCTGAAAACCAAGCCCGGCATACCGTGGGTCTATAACGAGCACACGGAGGGCACGAGGGGGTTCCCTCGGGTGTGGGAGGATCCCGAAGCCCACCTTTCGTTACTCGGTTCGGTGCGTCCTCCGCAGATCGAGATGATGCGAGCGGTTCACGCGGCCTTCCAGGAGGGACGGCCCGTGATCGTTCAGGCGCCCACGGGGACGGGAAAGACGCGGGGGTACCTGTTCCCCACCCTGTACCAGTATGCTTCCCGAGCGGGCGGAGACGACATCCTGCCCACCGTCATCGCCACCCACACCAAGGTCCTACAGGATCAAGCCATCCGAGAACTTGAACGCATCCGGGATGCCGGCTACCGTGTTTCCGCGGTCAACATCAAAAGCGCACGGGATTACTTGTGCCTCGAGGCTTTAAAGGAGTTGGTTGAGGAGCACCCGTTCGTAGATGAGGCCGAGCGGGCCGCTACGGGGCTTTTGCTGCACTACGCATTCCGGGGAGGGTACGACCTGGAAGCCTTGCCGTTCTACTGGCATGGGTCTTCCGGATACCGGGCGGCCCTGTTTAAGGCACGCACCCATCCCGAGCGGTGTGTCCGGGGTAGGCACCAAAACTGCGCGTACTACATCGAGCTGGAACGGCGGAAACGGGCCAATGTATGGGTCACCAACCAAGCCTGGCTGCTGGCCCACTTCGGGGGAAACCCTGAGGGGGATGCCGAAGCGTCAAACGAGGACGCAGAGGAACCACAAAAAGCGTTCTACTTAGTGATCGACGAGGCGCATAACCTCGAGCATCAAGCCACCGAGGCCTTTACCCGTAGGGTGAGCGGTGAGGCGTTGTTGCTCCACCTCCAGCGCCTCTACAACCCCCAAAGGCGCACCGGGCTGTTCCGTGATGATGCCCGCCCTCTGCGGATCCTGGGACAGGAAGCGGAAGACGCGAAGCAGATAAAAGAGAGCTTCTCTAAAATCAGGAATCAACTGGTTCCTGAAGCGCTAGAAGCCCTCGAGGCTTACAGCGCATCGATCGTCCACTTCGTGAAACAACACGGCCACGGGAACCCCCAGTACCAACTCACCCTAGAGTACAGTCCCAGGCTACAGCAAAAAAAGGAGTGGCCGGAACTGCGCCGTGATGAGGAACGGCTGGTCGCTCGCTTGAAGGCCCTCACCCACACCCTCCGCCAAGCGGTGCCTAAGAACAGCCGGTTGTGGTTCCGGGTGAAGCCTACCCTCGAGTACTTCAAGGCGTTCTGCGATCTTGCGCGGGAGCGGGCGGGACTGTTCAAGGACGGTATGGACCCGAGCGTAGAGAACTTTGTGTACGAGGCCCGGGTTAACCACGAAGGGCTTTGGGAGCAGGTCGCCCAGCCCGTGGACATCTCGGTTGCTCTCGGTCGCTTATGGGAGAGGGCCAAGGGGATCGTGCTCACGAGCGCGACGCTGGACCTAGGGGACGAGTTCAGATACGTCAAGCGGGTGCTGGGCCTCGAGAACGCCAAGACCCTGAAGCTCGAGTCCACCCTGCCCTATCACAAGGCCCACCTCATCATCCCCACCCACCTCCCCGAGGCGCGCGGAAGCATGATGCGGCGCTTTTCGGGGATGCTCCACGAGGAACTCAAGCACCTCCTGCCGGCCGCGCATCGGAGCCTCACCCTGTTCACGTCGAAGCAACGGCTGCACGAAGCTAAAAAAGCCCTGGAGGAACAGGTGCCCCACCTCCGCGCCCCGCTACGGCGTACGGAACGGGAGGAAGCCCTTCAATTCATGGCGGACGGGGCGAGGCCGGGGCATATGCTGGGCTCCCGTTCCTTCATGGAAGGCGTGGACTTCCCCAACCTCAAGCTGGTGAACCTCGAGCGCATCCCGTTCCCCGTTCCCTCCTTGCTGCTTTCCAGGCGCGGCGATCTAGCGGAAAGCCAGGGGTTGGATCCGTGGGCGGACGTCTACCTCCCCCAGGCCATGCTCGGTTTCGTGCAGGCGTTTGGCCGCCTGATCCGGGACGATCGCCAGGATGCGGGTGAGGGGGCGTTCGTGCTTTGGGACAAACGCATCATCAACGCCCTTTACCAAACGAGGTTCTTCAACGCCCTACCAGACGGTGTGCACCAGCACGTGCCCGTTTCCCGGGACGCGTTTTATGACCTGCTCGCCCCCGTTCTCGAGGTGGAGCGCGCCCGCCTTCCCCAAGGCGAGCTCCTGGACGAGGACCTCAAAGCATTACGCCGCATTCAAGAGGGGCCAGGCACGCCCCTCGAGAAGGCGCTCGAGGTGGTTCGCACCTTCTGGAAGAACCTGGACCTAACCCGGGATGCGCGGGGTCGGACGCAGCTCGAGGGCATCGAGGCGGCCCTCAAAGGACGGCACCTGTTTGTGTTCTTACCCACGGGGTACGGGAAAAGCCTGATCTTCCAGGTACCTGCCCTGGTGCAGGGAGGGCTGACCGTCGTGATTTCCCCGCTGAAAGCCCTGATGTACGACCAGGTGGAGAAGTTGCGGGACCGGGGGGTTCCCGCGGCCCGCGTGGACTCGAGCATGCCGGCCGCGGAACGAAAGGCCGTCTACGACGAGGTCCGCAGGGGACGCGTCCACCTGCTCTACACCAGCCCGGAGCGTTTAACCAAGGACCAGAACCTCAAGCGGTTGCTGCAGGAGATGGCCCGGGCCGGCCAGCTCCACCGCTTCGTGTTCGACGAGGCGCACTGCGTCGTGGAGTGGGGGCACGACTTCCGCCCCGATTACCTGGAGGCGGCTCGGTACGTCCGTGAGGAGGTCGGTAGGGAGGTGCCCATCACGGCTCTGACGGCCACCGCTCCCGTGAAGCTGCGCAACCAGTTGCGGGAGGCGCTGGGCCTGCAGAACGCCGAGGTCACGGTCCTGGAGCGCTCCCACGACCGGCCAGAGATCCGGTACTACACCTTCGCGTACCGGGGGAGCGACGCGCCGATCCAGAAGCTCGCCAAACTGACCCAGATCCTCGAGTGGATTGACGGCCAGGAGCCGGGGGGCAGCGTGATCGTTTATGTAGCCACGCGGAGGATGGCCGAGCGGTTGGCCTGGGCCCTGCGGCGCCTTGGTTTTGTGAGCGAGGCTTACCACGCAGGCCTGTCCGACGTGATCCGCGCGGAGGTGCAGGGGCGGTTCGAGGAGGGGGAGACCCCCATCGTCGTGGCCACCAACGCCTTTGGCATGGGGATCGACAAGAGCAATGTACGAGCGGTCATTCACTTCGATCCCCCGCAGAGCCTCGAGGCCTACCTCCAGGAGTCGGGACGGGCGGGACGGGACCGCCGTCCCGCCTACGCGGTGCTGTTGCACGCCAGTAACGATTGGGGCTTGATCCGGTGGCTCGCGAAACGCTTGGGCCACGATGAGTCGCACCTGGACGAGCTGCTCGAGTACCTCCGTGAGGAGGGGCCGTACTGGGGGTACCACAGGGACCTCAAGAAACGTCTCGACGACGCGGTAGGAGAGGGGGGACCAAGCCTGGACTCCCTGGACCGCCTGCTCAGCCACGCGGCCCGGTACGACCTCGTCCGGTACGAGTACAAGCCGGGGCGCATTGGCATCGTGGTGGAGGATCCGGAAGCGCTGGATGGGTTCTTGGGCCCGGAGGCCGCCCAGGAGCTGCGCAAAGCCAAGGTCGGCAGCGTGCACCAGGGGGCGGTTGTTCTGGATATGGCCCGGATCTCCCCCAAGAAGGCGGAGTCGCTCGCCGACAGCCTGTACCACGCCTGGCGCGAAGGGGTGGTTCGGAGCTTCGTGTACTGGGAGCCTGCGCTCTACGTAGAGCGCGGCAGCGGTGGGGAGAAAGGGCGCGCCGAGTGGCGCGAAGCGCGTCAATCCATGCAAGAACACGCCGAAGCGCGCGTTGAGGCTATGAGGAATTACGCGACGACCAACCTCTGCAAGCGGGAATTTCTCCTGCAGTACTTGGGTGAGGCAGCCTCTACGTGCGCGGGGTGTGGCGTGTGCGCGCGGAACCGCGAGCCTTGGGCCTTGGGGCGCAGCCTGGACCTAGAGGCGATCGCGCACGCATACCGTCCGGATGAGGTCATCCTGCGGTTTTTCCAGGAGGTGAGCGAACGGGGCCAGCACGGGCTGGGGTTGCGTAAAACGATCAACGCGCTGCGGGGTGTCCCGTGGCTCTTCGTCGCCGGAGAGGCGGAAGAACTCCCCCGCTGGATACAGCACAACACCCAGTTCGGTCGCCTGGCCTTTGTGCGCGAACGAGAGATCAAAAGCGCGATTGAAACCCTGTGTAAAAAGGGTTACCTAAAGAAAGAAGCATTTAAGAGTGGCTACACGTACGCCATCACCGATGCGGGCCGTGAAGCGCTGGCAAAAATGACCCGCCGCCACTTGAAGCGAAGCGAGGTGGTTGTGTGA